One Gossypium arboreum isolate Shixiya-1 chromosome 13, ASM2569848v2, whole genome shotgun sequence genomic window, AACTTTGACTTGTggttcaaatatatatttaaaattttaattttgattcaatcatacaaatttaaagaaataaatacatcaatttattttatattgaataaatataattatttatagatgtaatatataaacataaaatgatactatatcaataattatattaataattttagaattaaatcaaattaaaatttcatttatacaattagcattaaaccaaattttatatataattttgagatttatccctaATTACACGAATCAAAATTGATGTATCAAATTGCATCTTGAATCTACTGTTTTATATACCGAATCAAACATCTAATTATAATTGGATTCTCCAATACTATGTAATTAACCatttgatttaaaaagaaaaaaaagaagtgaaAAGTAATCATGGCAACTCTTTTTATGAGAAGGGATTATATTAAATTGTGATTCCACGTTATTCTTACCACTTTTTAATAGGAGAATAACAAATAAGATTTTTCCtctaatttttaacatttttagttaaatttgaattttttaagagtACAAAGCGGACAATCAGGAGGAAAAATCTAATTTGTCATTCTCCTATTGAAAAGTGATAGAGATGACGTGGAATCACAGTTTCTTACAATTCTTTCTCCtctttttatataataatataagttGTAATACCGAAAATTAAGcgctaaaaatttaataattaaaaattaaatactaaatttaaattataaattattttgtttagaATATTACTTAAAATAACGTATGAAATATCATTAATTCTTTAATAAATGTAAAAgaatatttcaaattttaaacataaaatctATATGGGATAACATaatattaaaaagtaaaataaaataaatgaaaaaattcgttaaaatatgtcataagtctcgGTACTATTTGAAAATTagtctttaaatttttattttaagaatttaatctctactttttaaatttcaaaatctagGTCCAAATGTTTACATTGTTGATTTTTGTGTTATATTCGAGttcattacaacgtcattttttcaatttcatgactatggtttttttaaattttaaaatgtcacaccaacaaatttaataaaaaatttgatagTGTTAATAGTTAGAtctgaatttaaaaaataaataaaaatcttgaaaataaaagtataaaaattctaaaattttaaaaatactaataCTTTAAGCAAAATATTCTTCTTATCTACTtatcatagtttatatatatatatatagaaaagaTTTTATGCTGTGATTTTTAATATaggttattaaaatttaaattattgaaaatattgattTTCGATTGATTTACTATTTTTTCTACGGATTATCAAATAAGGCATAAATAACTTACCGTTGTGTCAGCAGCAACCTGGTCATCTTCGCAAGCACTGATACAATAAGCTTTTCCACCACTTGTTTGTTTCCTCGCACCCGATGGAGGTTTGTTATCTTTCCATTGCTGTCTAACCGTAGGAGAAAGAAATTAGAATCTGATTCTTTGAAAAGAGCACGCACCCATTGAGGCAAATGGTCGAACATATAAAGCGCATTACTTTACATACAAATACATCAGCcacagaaaaatatttttatgtttggAAGTGAAGTTTTTGTGAAAGGAATGTAGAAATTACTTGTTCTTTATCATAGACGTGCTCTAGATCAAGAATAGTGAAGTTTTTGAACAGAGCACGCGACCATTGAGCAAATGCTCGAACACGTAAAGTGCATTGCTTTGCATAAATGTATAGCAACCTTAGAACAAGAATTCTACGATTGGCAGTGAATCTTTTGTGAAAGAAACGTGGAGCTTACTTTTCTTTGTCATAGACGTGCTCTAGATAAAGAATGGTGAAGTTTTTGAAAAAAGAGAACGCACCCATTGTGTCAAATGGTTGAACACGTAAAGCGCATTACCTTACATACGTATATCTCAAACAGAGTATAAGGTTTTTATGATCGGGAATGAAGTTTTTTGCGAAAAGAAATGTGGGACTTCATTACCTTACATACGTATATCTCAAACAGAGAATAAGGTTTTTATGATCGGGAATGAAGTTTTTTGCGAAAAGAAATGTGGGACTTACTCGTTGTTGTCATAGTAGTGCTCTAGATCAAGAATAGTTCCGCTATGGCAAGCATCAACAATGGCATGAAGCCTGACACCCTCTGTCAGCGGCTGAACAATGGTTTTATAAATGTCATTGTCGACGATCATGCCTTCTTTCAGAAAATCAACCGGGCATATGGTCTCGTCGAATCCATCAATCTCATCGTCTTCAAAATCGGGTTGCCGTAAGCCGTGCCCGGAATAATAGAAAACCAGCGAATCTCCTGAACGACAGTCCTTCACCAGCCATTTCAAGCTACTCTCGATGTTCGCCTTCGTTGGTATAAGCCTGGCGTCTGGTTGTTCCTCTGCAGTTCAATACATACGGTACCCATTTTCACTGTGCGAGTTCAAATTAAACTTGGCTGTCTGGTTTGGATTGGGTCAATTTGGATCGATTAATTTTCTGTTGAAGTAAGATTATGGTATAAGTCATTTTTAGGTTTAGATTGTTTAGGGTTTGAGTTATTTGAATTTGATGTTTGAGTTTTCCGAGGAAGTTATTTGAGGTTTGggttattttgattttaattatttcCACTTAAAGgaagttaattttatatttcaataATCATTTTTGGATTTGAGTTGTTTAGTTTTAGGTAATTTGAATTTGagattaaaattttcatatcgagttaatttttgaattattgttatttttatttatgtcGGAGTTTAGATacatttaaaataaggttgaacatgtttaaaattttgatttttatgataaaatatagctagattatgtttttttaattaatcaaatCCGTTTtcaaattaaaacatgagaaaatattaaaatattaggaAACATATGAAAATTACAATTTGGGTTGAAATTGAGCAGATTGGATCAATGTCACACAAGCTAAATTAAAACCCATAAGGTTTAAGATAAAATACCTGTGAGAATTAGCATGTTTTCATCCCGATATTCGTAGTACTGAATCAACAAAGCTCTCATGTTGAACACATCGTTTATGGTCCCTTTGAGCTTATACTTCCACTTCTTGTAGCTCACACCGCAAAGCACAGCACGTTTATTCCCCAATGCGCCAACATTATCCAAACCACAAGATTTAGGGTAAACGAATGATGACAGCCCCGGAGCCGTAGCCGGTTTCAGAGCGAGACAAAGTTTCTTCAAAAGGTTATCTATTAATGATGGAATTGAACTGCCATAGTGTCCGCCAGAAGGCGGTGATTGTTTTCTCGGTGTTCGGTTGGGAATGACTGTACGACATTGCGGGCAAATAATGATCTCCGTAGTAGTTGACGCTGAAAACTTTTGCTTGCAACGGTGGCATATAATTTTGATTTCCATATCAACCTTTTGAGCTCTAATTCATGAGCATGAATTTGGCTAACACCAAAACTAAAGTAGCTTCATTGGAAGGAAAGTTGTAATTTGAAGTTTAAATGGAACATGCGGCATAGACAAAAAGTATCATGCCAATGTCTATGGGTCATTCTTTGCTTCAAAAATTGTCTTCCTTATTATGCTtccgtgtatatatatatacacacacacacacaaacatatatataaacatatttatTATTCAAGCATATATATTATTCTTTTCACAACTTTTACCAATCAATTTTAGATATGTAATCTAATAGATGATTCTATGTTTTTACAGAATACCTTAGAAAATCGATTTTGAT contains:
- the LOC108463161 gene encoding metacaspase-1-like; translation: MEIKIICHRCKQKFSASTTTEIIICPQCRTVIPNRTPRKQSPPSGGHYGSSIPSLIDNLLKKLCLALKPATAPGLSSFVYPKSCGLDNVGALGNKRAVLCGVSYKKWKYKLKGTINDVFNMRALLIQYYEYRDENMLILTEEQPDARLIPTKANIESSLKWLVKDCRSGDSLVFYYSGHGLRQPDFEDDEIDGFDETICPVDFLKEGMIVDNDIYKTIVQPLTEGVRLHAIVDACHSGTILDLEHYYDNNEQQWKDNKPPSGARKQTSGGKAYCISACEDDQVAADTTAFSSKTMNGALTYILIEVVKADPDVTYGNLLKRIEERIEKANERGCVGGSRILSRIFGPNITQKPLLSASEQFNVYETQFKL